The window GGCGGAAAAAGGCTATCCGGTCTGCCAGATCGGCTGCGATCCCAAGAACGACTCTACCCGGCTGCTGCTGGGCAGGACCTGTATGCAGATGGTGCTGGATATGGTCAGAAAACATGCTTTGCCGGCGTGAAATGCGTGGAAGCCGGCGGCCCGGAACCGGGGGTAGGGTGCGCCGGCCGCGGCATTATCGTTGCTCTGGAGAAGTTGAAAGAACTGAAGGCGATACAGGATGAGCAGACTGTCCTCTACGATGTGCTGGGAGATGTGGTCTGCGGCGGCTTTGCTGTGCCGATCCGGGAAGGCTACGCCTGCAGCGGCAATGGGGCGAATTGTGTCTTGAGCGCACCCTGATTGTCGCGCCTTCTTCCATCGCATTGGGGCTGGCCCAGGTCCTTGCCGCCGAGTGGGCCGCCTCGGGTTCCATTACCTTTGTGTTGCAGGACGGGATGTCGTCTTACCCTGTCCCCCAGAGCTTGGGTACCGTTTGGAACGGACAAACCGACGGCCGGGCTGTCGAACAGTATCTGGACGAAATGACGGCAGGACTGCTCCTGTCCAGCGGCAACGAAAAGGCTATTTTGCAGCAGCGGGCACCGACGGTGCTTAGTCAGACCATCGCCATGCCTGTCTATGACGAAGTCATTTTGACCGATCTGCCGTTTATGGGCCTGCGCGGCGCTTGCCATATGACCGAGCGGCTGTGGAATCAGTATATGGGTTTTTGCCGGCGCTAGAGGTGAAGGAATGTTGAATTAATATGCAGTCGGTATGTTTTTCATTTTCTGAATTCGGACGGTATGAGATTAGAAATAAGAATCAAAAGACCGGATTAATTGCGATTTGACAGCTTGACAGAATTGTCATTCTTTGCTACAATAAAACAAAATTGAATAGTAATGAGATAGGTGCCCGTAAGGGCTTAATAGGGAAGTCCGGTGTAATGCCGGCGCGGTCCCGCCACTGTAATGGGGAGCAAACCCAGAAAAGTGCCACTGAGACTTTGTGTCTTGGGAAGGTGTGGGTGAGCAAAGAACCAGAGCCAGGAGAACTGCCTGTCTAACAGTCACCGTTTTTTTTACCCACGAGCGATGGGGAGGGGATTATGGAGTAATCTACCTTCCCGGCTATTTTGGCCGGGATTGTCTGTTTCAATGGATTTCTCCGCTAACAAGTCCCTTTCTGTATGCTTTTGCGGGAAGGGACTTTTATAATTTTCGTCGAAAGGTTTCCACGCTATTTTGGCTGGCGAGGAAAATTAGCCATATCTTAAATCCCTTATTGTTGTTGTATGGTGCGTTCGGCAGACGCACTGCCGTCCCCGCATGGGGACTTCCTTTTTTTTATATTTGCCCTCTGCTGTCACAAATTCCTTGGGAGCGGCCTATTATCATTTGCAGGAATTGTCCCACGATCATATTATCCGGATTATTAAAACGATGGAATGATCCCTCGTACCGCCGCAGTCTATCCGGCGGCAATATGAGATAAAATAAAGCAGCGGATTGGCGCCGGCTTACCGGCCGACACCCGGGGAGGTATCTGATGATTGCGGTGGAAAAAACAGACTGGGGCAAAGCGTTGACGATTTCTTTAGTGATCCATATCACCCTGCTGCTTGGCTTTGGCTTGATCATCGTCATGGCTCCGGAACAGTATATCGAATTGGAATTAGGCGGAGGCGGCGGCGGAGGAGGCAGCGGCGGCGGCAACGATGAAATAGCCGTGTTTGCCGCCGATACATCTGCTGCGGATACTTCGGCTGCATCGATTCCTTCTGTCCCTGAGACCCCCTCCACTTACCAGGAACAAGAAGAAGCGGTTGAAAGCGTTGAGGAGAATATTTCGCAGCACCCGGAACAACCGCAACAGCCGAAAGAACCGCCGGCAAACGCCGTTTTTGCCGCTAAAAGGGATGATGATGCCAAACCTATGGATAAAAGTTCTGGCTCGGGTTCAGGCTTGGGAACCGGCTCCGGTTCCGGTGTGGGCTCGGGTTCTGGGTCGGGCTCCGGTTCCGGTGTAGGATCGGGTGCGGGTTCAGGGATTGGTCCGGGTTCCGGCCCAGGGTCCGGTGACTCGACTGCTCCCCGCATTTTGGCAGAGATCAAACCCTCCTATCCATTGGAGGCAAGAAAAGCGGGATGGGAAGGAACGGTTGTTTTGAGAATCCAAATTATGGAGAATGGCGCTCCGGGACAGGTAACTGTCTATCGGTCCAGCGGCTATGATCTGTTGGATGAGGCGGCTATATCGGCTGTACGGCAATGGCGTTTTGTGCCGGCGAAAAATCGGTTTGGCCAGGTTATCCGATGTTCTACTACTCTGCCGGTGATTTTCAAGTTGCGGGCGTGATTCGGGTTGCTCCACAAATATCGCTCCGCAGTGATTCACGCTCAAGAGGCCTTAAAAACGGCAAAGCTTCCAAAAAAGTCCATCGTATTTTTTAGGACTTTGGGACACTGCCACGGCAAACTGCGGCAGTCTTTTATTGATAACCCCAGATATATACGCGTGTTAGCCGTCGATTTCCGGAATCCGCCCGTTTATGGCGGATTTTGGTTTTGGGTTTCACTGACCAGCGTTGTCAGGCGCATGGAGAGATTCGGCGTTAGCAAAGAGAAGTTATATCAGGCTTATTTGCAGGCCTCCTATCGACCTGTTGGCAAAAGAATTTGTTGAGTGGGGAATGGTGCTTTTCCCAGCAGGATAGGCTTCCGGTCCTCATCAGGCATATCGTTTAACTCCAGCCGCTCACTCATGCCAGCTATGCCCTGAGGTCAATCGGTCCGGCGGCGAGCCTGCCACACTTGCTTTACTGATATTGGTATTGTATGTCCTGATTCTCTCTGCGACTGACGTTTGGACTATGGAGAAAGTAAAACAGGAATATTTCTTTAAAAGGTAAGCCTCAGCCGGCAGGAATCTTTATTAAACTGCAGAATCAAATTATAATGACCATAATTGCATAGCCGGGAAGAGGTGCAAACTGCTTAAAAGGGAAGTCCGGTGAAAAGCCGGCACGGTCCCGCCACTGTGAGGGGGAGCCTGTTCTGCAAAGTGCCACTGGATTGAATCCGGGAAGGCGCAGACAGCGATGAGCCTTAGTCAGGAGACCTGCCTGTTCTGACACACCGTTATAACCTACGAGAGATAGGCAGGTGGGATAACTTTTAATTGATTGGCAGTTTTCCCCCTGTTTACACACAGGGGGATTTTTCATGACTGAAAAGAAAATGCGCCGGGGAATTACTACCGGCACTTGTGCCGCGGCAGCGGCGAAAGCAGCGCTGTATGCTTATTTTGGCGAACATAAGACGATAGTTGAAATAGAAACACCCCAGGGGCACACCTTGTTTGTGCCGGTGGCAGCCAGTGAGAAAACTTTTTCCGGGGGGCGCGCTTCGGTCGTCAAAGATGCCGGCGACGACCCGGATATTACCAATGGTGTAACAATTTACACCGATGTGACTCTGTTGCCCTCAGCGGAGATTGTGATCAAGGCCGGACCGGGGGTGGGAACCGTGACCAAGCCGGGCTTGTCAGTGGCGGTCGGTCAGCCGGCCATCAACCCCGGTCCTCAGACCATGATTAAAAAAGCGGTCCGGGACCTTCTGCCGGAGGATCAGGGGGCCTGTGTTACTGTTTCCATACCGGGCGGGGAAGCTCTTGCGGCGCGTACCCTGAACCCTATATTGGGGATTGCCGGCGGTTTGTCAGTGATTGGCACTACCGGCATCGTTGAGCCCATGTCCGAAGAGGCGTTTAAAAATTCGCTGGTGCCGCAAATGCAGGTAGTAAAGGCATTAGGAAAACCGCACCTGATCTTTGTGCCGGGGAAGATCGGTCAGGATATCGCCGTCCGCTGCAATCTTCCCCAGGACGCTACTGTGCAAACCAGCAACTTCATCGGATTTATGCTGGAAAAGGCAGTTGAACTGGAATTTAAAAGCGTATTGCTGTTTGGTCATCTCGGCAAACTGGTCAAGGTGGCCGCCGGTATCTTTCATACCCACAATCGTATGGCCGACGCCCGTATGGAAACGATTGCAGCCTATGCCGGGGCAGCCGGCGCTTCCCAGGCGATCATACGGGAAATTCTGCAATGCAATACGACGGAAGCAGCGATCCCAATTCTGGAGAAGCAAGGTTTACACAGCCTGTATCCTTTGCTGGCCCAGAAGGCCAGCGAGCGGGCAATGCAATATGTGTTCGGCGATTTAACGGTGGGAACTGTGATTGTAACCATGCGGGGAGAAGTATTAGGGTATGATCAAACGGCAAAACAGATAGGAGATAGCCTGGGATGGAACATAAAGTCATAATTGTGGGCATAGGACCAGGGGCGCCTGATTACCTGCTCCCTGCAGCGCTGAAAAAAATTCAGCAGGCCCGTGTGCTGGCTGGAGGAAAACGGGCATTGGCCACTTTTGGCCGGGAGGATGTACAGCAAATACAGATTGACGGCAATCTGTCCGAAGTGCTCCATGGGATCCGGGAGGCATTGCCACAGTCTGATGTGACGGTTTT is drawn from Acetonema longum DSM 6540 and contains these coding sequences:
- a CDS encoding energy transducer TonB, giving the protein MIAVEKTDWGKALTISLVIHITLLLGFGLIIVMAPEQYIELELGGGGGGGGSGGGNDEIAVFAADTSAADTSAASIPSVPETPSTYQEQEEAVESVEENISQHPEQPQQPKEPPANAVFAAKRDDDAKPMDKSSGSGSGLGTGSGSGVGSGSGSGSGSGVGSGAGSGIGPGSGPGSGDSTAPRILAEIKPSYPLEARKAGWEGTVVLRIQIMENGAPGQVTVYRSSGYDLLDEAAISAVRQWRFVPAKNRFGQVIRCSTTLPVIFKLRA
- the cbiD gene encoding cobalt-precorrin-5B (C(1))-methyltransferase CbiD, yielding MTEKKMRRGITTGTCAAAAAKAALYAYFGEHKTIVEIETPQGHTLFVPVAASEKTFSGGRASVVKDAGDDPDITNGVTIYTDVTLLPSAEIVIKAGPGVGTVTKPGLSVAVGQPAINPGPQTMIKKAVRDLLPEDQGACVTVSIPGGEALAARTLNPILGIAGGLSVIGTTGIVEPMSEEAFKNSLVPQMQVVKALGKPHLIFVPGKIGQDIAVRCNLPQDATVQTSNFIGFMLEKAVELEFKSVLLFGHLGKLVKVAAGIFHTHNRMADARMETIAAYAGAAGASQAIIREILQCNTTEAAIPILEKQGLHSLYPLLAQKASERAMQYVFGDLTVGTVIVTMRGEVLGYDQTAKQIGDSLGWNIKS